From a single Lentimicrobiaceae bacterium genomic region:
- a CDS encoding phosphatidylserine/phosphatidylglycerophosphate/cardiolipin synthase family protein produces the protein MNYDAVEKARLFTDPALIYKAMLEDIASAEKFVYLETYKFAYDKNGEKFRDLLAEKCRQGVQVKVLLDSWGTPPSNTFFLPVTSNGGEVRYFAKIKFFVDFFTRNHRRNHRKLLIVDDRITYLGSANITGYSLKWRESMLRLEGTISSLFRKSFLNSFKLYRKYIFNKFSYRRAIHFKGFEILQDLPSIYRQQVKRRYESLIQKAKHEVIIETPYFLPGFKLRRQMMLAARRGVNVKVIMPLHSDVRLVDFLRDKYMGFYYKNGIKLHFYTPGNLHAKCLLIDNQVFAIGSANFDYRSFRYQHEIVLVGTDPRIQHLIKAHLDETMLNCEGFNMESWLRRPLIQKLFGWLLIPFRHLF, from the coding sequence ATGAATTACGACGCTGTTGAGAAAGCCCGGCTTTTTACGGATCCTGCTTTAATTTACAAAGCAATGCTTGAGGATATAGCTTCAGCTGAAAAGTTTGTTTATCTGGAAACATATAAGTTTGCTTATGATAAAAACGGAGAGAAGTTCAGGGATTTGCTTGCTGAAAAATGCCGGCAGGGCGTTCAGGTAAAAGTGTTGCTCGATTCATGGGGTACGCCTCCTTCAAATACGTTTTTCTTGCCTGTAACCAGCAATGGAGGAGAGGTTCGTTATTTTGCCAAGATAAAATTTTTTGTCGATTTTTTTACACGCAATCACCGGCGGAATCATCGCAAATTATTGATTGTAGATGATAGAATTACTTATCTGGGCTCAGCCAATATAACAGGTTATTCATTGAAATGGCGCGAATCCATGTTAAGGCTTGAAGGAACTATTTCGTCCTTATTCAGAAAGTCATTTCTGAACAGTTTTAAGCTTTACAGAAAGTATATTTTCAATAAGTTTTCGTACCGCAGGGCCATACATTTTAAAGGGTTTGAAATTCTTCAGGATTTGCCTTCAATATACAGGCAGCAGGTGAAAAGGCGCTACGAAAGCCTGATTCAAAAAGCCAAACATGAGGTTATTATTGAAACTCCTTACTTTCTCCCGGGTTTTAAATTGAGGAGACAAATGATGCTCGCTGCCCGCCGGGGGGTAAATGTTAAGGTGATTATGCCATTACACTCGGATGTGAGGTTGGTTGATTTCTTAAGGGATAAGTATATGGGTTTTTACTACAAAAATGGAATCAAGCTGCACTTTTATACCCCGGGTAATCTGCACGCAAAATGCTTGCTTATTGATAATCAGGTTTTTGCTATTGGTTCGGCAAATTTCGATTACAGAAGTTTCAGGTATCAGCATGAGATTGTGCTGGTTGGAACCGACCCAAGAATTCAGCATCTGATAAAAGCACATTTGGACGAAACCATGCTCAATTGCGAAGGATTTAATATGGAGTCATGGTTGCGCAGGCCTTTAATTCAAAAGTTATTTGGATGGCTGCTTATTCCTTTCAGGCATCTGTTTTAA
- a CDS encoding flippase-like domain-containing protein, translating into MASHQRKILNIFAFHRVIIPVIIGLAVIGYMIYNDVSHSALNSIQITWYSVSYFVTALLLVTVRDLAYMYRIRLLTDKALSWRKSFDVIFLWEFASSVTPSVVGGSAIAIFILSKEKLGTGRSAAIVMVTALLDELFYILMVPLVFAIAGFERLSVVGSSFHLLGFEVGPMGVFLAGYIIIAFLTLLLSYGVFFHPSGVKWLLIKATTLKVLHRFQNAAEETGNQLIAASSELKGKSVMFWLKAFGSTFFSWTARFWVVNFLIMGFTGVMGVSENLLIYARQLMMWVIMLVSPTPGGSGIAEYFFPVFLREYIAGPAGDLTTLVAFSWRLITYYPYLIIGALVLPFWLRRVFLGRKLIRFKGKTKKNPS; encoded by the coding sequence ATGGCAAGTCATCAGCGAAAGATTCTTAATATTTTTGCTTTTCACCGGGTAATCATTCCGGTGATTATCGGATTGGCCGTTATTGGCTACATGATATACAATGATGTTTCGCACAGTGCCCTCAACTCTATTCAGATTACCTGGTATTCTGTTTCTTATTTTGTTACAGCTCTTTTGCTGGTGACTGTCAGGGATTTGGCGTATATGTATCGCATCAGATTGCTGACAGATAAAGCTTTAAGCTGGCGAAAGTCTTTTGATGTGATTTTTTTATGGGAATTTGCGTCCAGTGTTACGCCTTCGGTAGTGGGCGGGTCAGCCATAGCTATTTTTATTTTAAGCAAAGAAAAGTTGGGCACGGGGCGCTCAGCAGCCATTGTTATGGTTACTGCCCTGCTTGATGAACTGTTTTACATTCTGATGGTGCCGTTGGTTTTTGCTATTGCAGGCTTTGAAAGGTTGTCTGTGGTTGGTTCATCCTTTCATCTGTTGGGTTTCGAGGTTGGGCCGATGGGCGTTTTTTTAGCGGGCTACATCATTATTGCTTTTTTAACATTGCTTCTGAGTTATGGCGTATTTTTTCATCCTTCGGGTGTAAAATGGTTATTGATAAAAGCTACCACCCTAAAGGTGCTGCATCGTTTCCAAAATGCGGCTGAAGAAACAGGTAATCAGTTAATTGCGGCGTCTTCTGAGTTAAAGGGGAAGTCTGTCATGTTTTGGCTGAAAGCTTTTGGCTCAACTTTTTTCTCCTGGACGGCCAGGTTTTGGGTGGTTAATTTCCTGATAATGGGGTTTACTGGTGTGATGGGCGTTTCAGAGAATTTGTTGATTTATGCACGCCAGCTTATGATGTGGGTAATTATGCTGGTAAGTCCCACACCGGGAGGAAGTGGTATCGCAGAATATTTCTTCCCCGTTTTTCTTCGCGAATACATTGCAGGGCCGGCTGGAGATCTTACCACACTGGTTGCTTTTTCGTGGCGTCTTATCACATATTATCCTTATCTGATAATAGGCGCACTGGTTTTGCCTTTCTGGCTCAGAAGGGTTTTTCTTGGCAGAAAACTGATTCGTTTCAAAGGAAAGACAAAGAAAAATCCTTCATAG
- a CDS encoding nicotinate-nucleotide adenylyltransferase encodes MNKPEKQTNSKRTGLFFGSFNPIHNGHLCIAEYMIEYGGLKEVWFVLSPHNPLKDKTSLLSDYARLEMVQAAISDDSRFRVSDIEFHMPRPSYTIDTLTRLTEKYPDKEFVLIAGTDVLPTFHKWKNYEQLLGLYSFMIYPRETGMDHALLNHPAITLVNAPKIDISSSFIRKTLLAGKQARYFMPDSVYRLIDKYGYYLR; translated from the coding sequence ATGAACAAACCGGAAAAACAGACAAATTCTAAACGCACCGGACTCTTTTTTGGTTCATTCAACCCTATTCACAACGGGCATCTTTGTATTGCCGAATACATGATTGAATATGGAGGATTGAAAGAGGTTTGGTTTGTTTTGTCGCCGCACAATCCTTTGAAAGATAAAACTTCCCTGTTGTCAGATTATGCCAGGCTGGAAATGGTACAAGCCGCCATTTCTGACGACAGCAGATTCAGAGTCAGCGATATTGAATTTCACATGCCCCGGCCCAGCTACACCATTGATACGCTGACCCGTCTTACCGAGAAATACCCCGACAAGGAATTTGTGTTAATAGCCGGCACAGATGTTCTTCCTACTTTTCACAAATGGAAAAACTATGAACAGCTGCTCGGGTTATACAGTTTTATGATTTATCCTCGCGAAACCGGTATGGACCATGCATTACTTAATCATCCTGCGATTACCTTGGTGAATGCGCCTAAAATTGACATTTCATCAAGCTTTATCCGGAAAACGCTTTTGGCAGGAAAACAGGCCCGTTACTTTATGCCCGACAGTGTGTACAGGCTTATAGATAAGTACGGATACTATCTGAGATAA
- a CDS encoding Hsp20/alpha crystallin family protein translates to MTLVRFNQQPALADVIDQIFYNQNRQTSGCGTPVNIYKTDDSFVIELAVPGYSKEEISINLEQQTLKISAEAKQRDIKDDKFLRREFGFNGINRSFVLPKTIDTETISADFRDGILKINLLIKQETLIKKEISIS, encoded by the coding sequence ATGACACTCGTTCGTTTTAACCAACAACCTGCATTAGCAGATGTAATTGACCAGATATTCTATAACCAGAACCGTCAGACATCAGGCTGTGGCACACCAGTTAACATTTACAAAACAGACGATTCCTTTGTAATCGAACTGGCTGTTCCCGGATATTCCAAGGAAGAAATCTCTATCAACCTGGAGCAGCAGACACTGAAAATATCAGCCGAAGCCAAACAGCGCGACATTAAGGACGACAAATTTTTACGCCGTGAATTTGGTTTTAATGGCATTAACCGCAGTTTTGTTTTGCCAAAAACCATTGACACTGAAACCATTAGTGCTGACTTCCGCGACGGAATTCTTAAAATAAACCTGCTCATAAAACAGGAAACCCTGATTAAGAAAGAGATTAGCATCTCTTAA
- a CDS encoding response regulator transcription factor, with amino-acid sequence MIRVVVIDDESKSREMIREILKLYCSGVEVVAEGDSVNSGIAAIQEFEPDLVLLDIKMPDGTGFDLLRKTMPVSFHLIFITAYEEYAIKAFKYNAIDYLTKPIDPTELKESIEKASKTIDNENLNVRLKKLLEDYMRPVQPEIGKIVLKTADTIHVVDVEKIVRCESDRNYTAFYMEDNEKIMISKSIKEFVDFLEERNFFRLHHSHIINLKFLRKFKKEDSVCILSDGSEIPVSHRRREELMKLLKSL; translated from the coding sequence ATGATAAGAGTGGTAGTTATAGACGATGAATCGAAATCGCGCGAAATGATTCGCGAAATTTTAAAATTGTACTGTTCGGGGGTAGAGGTTGTGGCCGAAGGCGACAGCGTGAATTCCGGTATTGCAGCCATTCAGGAATTTGAACCTGATTTGGTGCTGCTCGATATAAAAATGCCTGATGGTACAGGTTTTGATTTGTTGCGCAAAACTATGCCTGTTTCATTTCACCTTATATTTATTACCGCTTACGAAGAATATGCAATTAAAGCATTTAAATACAATGCAATAGATTATTTGACCAAACCTATAGATCCGACTGAGCTTAAAGAGTCAATAGAAAAAGCTTCGAAAACAATTGACAATGAAAATCTTAACGTTAGGCTGAAAAAGCTTCTGGAAGACTATATGCGGCCAGTGCAGCCTGAAATTGGAAAAATTGTCCTGAAAACAGCTGATACCATTCATGTTGTTGATGTAGAGAAAATTGTAAGATGTGAATCGGACAGGAATTATACAGCGTTTTATATGGAAGACAATGAGAAAATTATGATCTCAAAGTCTATTAAAGAATTTGTGGATTTTCTGGAAGAGCGTAATTTTTTCCGGCTTCATCACTCTCATATAATAAATCTAAAATTTTTAAGGAAATTTAAGAAGGAAGACTCTGTCTGTATTCTAAGCGATGGCAGTGAAATTCCGGTTTCGCATCGCCGGCGCGAAGAGTTGATGAAGCTGCTAAAAAGCTTATAG
- the gmk gene encoding guanylate kinase: MNKETDKKLIIVSAPSGAGKTTIVKHLLTCIPELGFSVSATSRAIRAGETHGIDYFFISAREFRQRIDEGDLLEWEEVYPGSFYGTLKSEVFRLMKEGKHVIFDVDVVGGLNIKKAFGNDALSVFVSPPSVAELENRLKNRNTDSPETISKRIAKARWELEFAPKFDYILINNDLETAKAEILEKVLNFINN; encoded by the coding sequence ATGAACAAAGAAACTGACAAAAAACTCATCATTGTATCTGCCCCTTCAGGTGCAGGCAAAACTACCATTGTCAAACATCTTTTAACCTGCATACCTGAGCTGGGATTCTCAGTATCGGCCACCAGCCGGGCAATAAGAGCCGGAGAAACTCATGGCATTGATTACTTTTTTATATCAGCACGGGAGTTCAGGCAACGCATTGATGAAGGCGACTTACTTGAATGGGAAGAAGTATACCCGGGAAGTTTTTACGGCACCCTGAAATCAGAAGTATTCAGACTGATGAAAGAAGGAAAACATGTCATTTTTGACGTTGACGTAGTTGGCGGCCTCAACATTAAGAAGGCATTTGGCAATGATGCTCTTTCGGTTTTCGTAAGCCCTCCTTCGGTTGCCGAACTTGAAAACCGCCTGAAAAACAGGAATACCGACTCTCCTGAAACAATCAGCAAAAGAATTGCCAAAGCAAGATGGGAACTTGAATTTGCACCCAAATTCGATTACATATTAATTAACAACGACTTAGAAACAGCAAAAGCCGAAATACTGGAGAAAGTCCTGAATTTTATCAACAATTAA
- a CDS encoding DMT family transporter has product MIKETTLAHLGLFTSGLLFGASYWIAKGLMPDFMQPMQIIFCRGLVALALFWLVSLFQKPTIIQPKDHAMLAICGLLGITINQAFFFWGLSYTSPVDTSLIHSASPAMVMLFSAIIAKERPGISGIGGIALGALGSVILIYQGKNATGGNNHLLGNSLIFINIMAYSLYLVLVKPLMTRYNAVAVMKWSFAYGFLFMLPFCYKSAYTIQWAQLTANAWFAITYIVIGTTFIAYLLTTFSLKSLSAGVAGYYIYMQPVIAAAMGILIYGETISASKILAAILVFAGIFMINKRLSLKQMPERNKQPSK; this is encoded by the coding sequence ATGATCAAAGAAACCACTCTGGCACATTTGGGCCTTTTCACCTCGGGCCTGCTATTTGGCGCGAGCTATTGGATTGCCAAAGGGCTCATGCCTGATTTTATGCAACCCATGCAAATTATTTTCTGCAGAGGACTTGTAGCTCTGGCACTTTTCTGGCTGGTTTCACTTTTTCAAAAACCCACAATTATTCAGCCTAAAGACCACGCAATGCTTGCCATATGCGGACTTTTGGGCATTACCATCAATCAGGCCTTCTTTTTTTGGGGCTTAAGCTACACAAGCCCGGTTGACACCTCACTGATTCATTCGGCAAGCCCCGCCATGGTTATGCTTTTTTCCGCCATCATTGCCAAAGAGCGGCCCGGCATCTCAGGCATCGGAGGGATAGCGCTAGGTGCATTAGGCTCCGTAATTTTGATTTATCAGGGCAAAAATGCTACCGGCGGAAACAACCACCTGCTTGGCAACTCCCTGATATTTATCAACATTATGGCTTACAGCCTGTATCTTGTATTGGTAAAGCCATTGATGACAAGGTATAATGCTGTAGCGGTAATGAAATGGTCATTTGCCTATGGATTTCTGTTTATGCTCCCTTTTTGCTATAAATCTGCATACACCATACAATGGGCACAATTAACGGCAAATGCCTGGTTTGCCATTACCTACATTGTAATTGGCACCACTTTTATCGCTTATTTGCTAACCACTTTTTCTTTAAAATCGCTCAGTGCAGGAGTAGCCGGATACTATATTTACATGCAACCGGTTATTGCAGCGGCAATGGGCATACTCATTTACGGTGAAACCATTTCGGCGAGCAAAATTCTGGCAGCAATTCTGGTTTTTGCCGGCATTTTTATGATAAACAAACGGCTGTCATTAAAACAGATGCCTGAAAGGAATAAGCAGCCATCCAAATAA
- a CDS encoding glutamine synthetase: MTNFTEMNPNPLVQYLNKPAAEFTKSDIVKYIEDHNIEMVNFRYTGGDGRLKTLNFVISSREHLNSVLTTGERVDGSSLFPFIQAGSSDLYVVPRYRTAFVNPFAEVPSLDFLCSYYNKDGEPLESSPEYILRKAHKALKDQTGLTFHVMGELEYYIISEEEDLFRAVDQKGYHESMPFAKWEQLRIEAMSAMAKAGCLIKYGHSEVGNFIQDGKLYEQNEIEFMPTNLEEAADQLVIAKWILRSLAYKYGVLVTFAPKITVGKAGSGLHIHTKLVKDGKNQMIDKGKLSETARKAIAGYLELAPSLTAFGNTNPTSYFRLVPHQEAPTNICWGDRNRSVLVRVPLGWTGENKMIYHANPLEKPENEDFSQLQTVEFRCPDGSADIYLLLAGLTVAARYGLELENALEIADKTYVDVNIFDENHKDRLNELNKLPVSCWESADMLEKQAEIYKQYGVFSQAVIDGIARKLRSFQDENLRQEVHCNKEKIIGLVNDHFHCG; the protein is encoded by the coding sequence ATGACTAACTTTACCGAAATGAACCCCAACCCGCTGGTTCAATACCTGAACAAACCGGCAGCAGAATTTACCAAATCCGACATTGTTAAATATATCGAAGACCATAACATTGAGATGGTTAATTTCAGGTACACCGGAGGTGACGGACGGCTGAAAACGCTCAATTTTGTTATCAGTTCAAGAGAACATCTTAACAGTGTGCTTACCACAGGCGAAAGGGTTGACGGCTCAAGCCTCTTCCCATTTATACAGGCAGGGTCAAGCGATCTTTATGTTGTGCCCCGCTACCGCACAGCCTTTGTAAATCCCTTTGCCGAAGTCCCTTCGTTAGACTTCCTTTGCTCCTATTATAACAAAGATGGCGAACCACTTGAAAGTTCACCTGAATACATCTTGCGAAAAGCACATAAAGCCTTAAAAGACCAAACCGGCCTTACTTTCCATGTAATGGGCGAACTCGAATACTACATCATCAGTGAAGAAGAAGATTTATTCAGGGCTGTTGACCAGAAGGGATATCATGAATCGATGCCTTTTGCCAAATGGGAACAACTGCGCATTGAGGCGATGTCCGCCATGGCCAAAGCCGGATGCCTGATCAAATATGGCCATTCAGAAGTGGGCAATTTTATACAGGATGGAAAACTTTATGAGCAGAACGAAATTGAGTTTATGCCCACCAACCTGGAAGAAGCCGCCGACCAGCTGGTGATTGCCAAATGGATATTGCGGTCACTCGCCTACAAATATGGCGTACTGGTAACCTTTGCCCCGAAAATCACCGTTGGCAAAGCCGGAAGTGGCTTGCACATTCATACAAAACTGGTAAAAGACGGCAAAAACCAAATGATTGATAAGGGCAAACTTAGTGAAACGGCCCGCAAAGCCATAGCCGGTTACCTCGAACTGGCACCCTCACTTACAGCATTTGGCAATACAAATCCAACCTCTTATTTCAGGCTTGTTCCGCATCAGGAAGCACCCACCAATATTTGCTGGGGCGATCGCAACAGAAGTGTACTTGTAAGAGTACCTTTGGGATGGACCGGTGAAAACAAGATGATATACCATGCCAATCCACTTGAAAAACCTGAAAATGAAGACTTCTCGCAGCTTCAGACAGTAGAATTCCGTTGCCCGGATGGATCTGCCGATATTTATCTGCTACTTGCCGGACTTACAGTAGCTGCCCGCTATGGCCTTGAACTTGAAAATGCACTTGAAATCGCAGATAAAACCTACGTTGATGTGAATATATTTGACGAAAATCACAAAGATCGGTTAAATGAACTGAATAAATTACCGGTATCATGTTGGGAATCGGCTGATATGCTTGAAAAACAAGCCGAAATCTACAAACAGTATGGCGTTTTCTCCCAGGCAGTTATTGATGGAATTGCACGCAAACTGCGCAGCTTTCAAGATGAAAACCTTCGTCAGGAGGTGCATTGCAACAAGGAAAAAATAATTGGCCTTGTCAATGACCACTTCCACTGCGGATAA
- a CDS encoding adenylate/guanylate cyclase domain-containing protein: protein MNKSEVALMFSDIRGYSRLLELDEEEALELLAIHDRISHEVIHEYNGHLVKRIDDSVLASFVSANDAYLCAIDFLERLKQQNENKDKPRRLLVSIGLHKGEVEIRNNAILGEQVNIVARLQAMAEPGSICLSDTIYESISRFIDIKAVEYRDIEIENLPGSHNVYKTLSIYRDEFKTEPPVAPQVSDFRYRILEIEQLSGNGNSFISTALSALTILSIMLLFIAAVQANQTGSSFHHLIRSWFLSPVTYTAIIPASFFIALLYARRKTRAVFDDIRDVDRILSYIMSQIGYRHPVHSKGFMLFRPQAGNYFILGMRKFRARVDGNTIILQGPYLYMSRLIKMLKYYEQTGKTDKF from the coding sequence GTGAACAAATCAGAGGTAGCATTGATGTTTTCCGATATCCGCGGATATTCACGACTACTCGAGCTTGACGAGGAGGAAGCGCTTGAATTGCTGGCTATTCACGACAGAATCTCGCATGAAGTCATTCACGAATACAATGGCCATCTTGTTAAAAGAATAGACGATTCTGTGCTTGCATCATTTGTTTCGGCCAACGACGCTTACCTGTGTGCCATTGATTTCCTGGAAAGGCTGAAGCAACAGAATGAGAACAAGGACAAACCCCGCCGATTACTGGTAAGCATAGGCCTGCACAAAGGCGAAGTTGAAATTCGCAACAATGCCATTCTGGGCGAACAGGTAAACATTGTGGCGCGCCTGCAAGCAATGGCTGAACCCGGAAGCATTTGCCTTTCCGACACCATCTATGAATCTATCAGCCGGTTTATTGACATCAAGGCCGTTGAATACCGCGATATTGAAATTGAAAATCTTCCCGGTAGCCATAACGTCTACAAAACACTATCGATTTACCGCGACGAGTTTAAAACCGAACCACCGGTTGCGCCCCAGGTATCCGATTTCAGATACCGCATCCTTGAAATTGAACAGCTAAGCGGAAACGGAAATTCGTTTATCTCAACAGCGCTTTCAGCACTGACAATTCTTTCAATTATGCTGCTGTTTATTGCCGCTGTGCAAGCCAATCAAACCGGCAGTAGCTTTCACCATCTTATACGCTCATGGTTTTTATCGCCGGTTACCTATACCGCAATTATTCCCGCTTCATTTTTTATTGCCCTGCTGTACGCCCGCCGGAAAACACGTGCCGTTTTTGACGATATACGTGATGTGGATCGCATTTTATCCTACATCATGTCGCAAATTGGTTACCGGCACCCTGTCCATTCCAAAGGCTTTATGCTTTTCAGACCTCAGGCCGGCAATTATTTTATACTGGGCATGCGTAAGTTCAGAGCCAGGGTTGATGGCAATACCATTATTTTGCAAGGGCCTTATCTTTATATGTCGCGGCTTATCAAGATGCTGAAATACTATGAACAAACCGGAAAAACAGACAAATTCTAA
- a CDS encoding YicC family protein codes for MLKSMTGFGKGTAEIEGKTINIEIRTLNSKQFDLNLRIPALLRERESEIRTLLARSIERGKVEVNAGIDYTGSELPASINKPLAKAYYNELKALAHELDAPATDIFSIVMKLPDVTRQLQEQTSDEDWKKIISAFENALHQLDEFRAHEGNLLEKDFAARINTIMQLLSQIEPFEAARNAQLREKLRNGFAEFADNNTFDNNRFEQEMIYYLEKLDITEEKVRLTKHCHYFTDTLKEKEANGRKLNFVSQEIGREINTIGSKANDAGIQKIVVQMKDELEKIKEQLANIL; via the coding sequence ATGCTTAAATCAATGACAGGCTTTGGCAAAGGCACAGCCGAAATAGAGGGAAAAACCATCAATATTGAGATTAGAACACTCAATAGCAAGCAGTTTGATCTTAATCTCAGAATCCCTGCACTTCTCCGTGAGCGCGAATCAGAAATCAGAACACTACTGGCCAGATCGATTGAAAGAGGTAAAGTTGAGGTAAACGCAGGCATAGACTATACCGGAAGCGAGTTGCCGGCTTCTATCAATAAACCACTGGCCAAAGCATACTACAACGAGCTAAAAGCATTGGCCCACGAGTTGGATGCGCCTGCCACTGACATTTTTTCAATTGTAATGAAACTACCGGATGTTACGCGGCAACTGCAGGAACAAACCTCTGATGAAGACTGGAAAAAAATAATTTCAGCCTTTGAAAATGCCTTGCATCAACTTGATGAATTCAGAGCGCACGAAGGCAACCTGCTTGAAAAAGACTTCGCTGCCAGAATAAATACCATTATGCAGCTATTGTCGCAGATTGAACCATTTGAAGCTGCACGAAACGCGCAATTGCGTGAAAAACTCAGAAACGGATTTGCTGAATTTGCAGACAACAACACTTTTGACAACAACCGTTTTGAGCAGGAAATGATTTATTACCTCGAGAAACTTGATATTACTGAAGAAAAAGTAAGACTTACCAAGCACTGTCATTATTTTACCGATACCCTGAAAGAAAAAGAAGCCAATGGGCGGAAACTTAATTTTGTTTCTCAGGAAATTGGCAGAGAGATTAACACCATCGGTTCAAAAGCAAATGATGCCGGAATTCAAAAAATTGTGGTACAGATGAAAGACGAGCTTGAAAAAATTAAAGAACAACTTGCCAATATTCTATAA